From Megalobrama amblycephala isolate DHTTF-2021 linkage group LG8, ASM1881202v1, whole genome shotgun sequence, the proteins below share one genomic window:
- the LOC125274042 gene encoding leucine-rich repeat-containing protein 15 isoform X4 codes for MSRHMQLKSALVFIYILVHLHWSCTERICQPDEDCKNKDVYDKTVTAIPEKLKDGANEIFFVHSKISVIPKGAFSKNPQLKKIEFLGTSTTSIEVGAFEGLPDITTIEITGTNVTSLPVGVFEDLINLEKLVLKNNKIQSLENGLFDDLKMLQELSLHTNEISSIEEGTFDSLENLTLLHLAKNNISSVSTSLFSKLKNLRLFRIYENQLTSMPDGIFDHLPDLTEIALQGNKISFIKPDLFPHKSNLVKLFLDHNLLTELQQDLFVGFSSLKTLTLHNNQLIRLPTVLFGEMPKMTDLSLSHNNLTDLPTGVFSPLKKLKKLDLSSNQFSMISKDFFEGLEKLSDLNLQNNNIKSLKKEDFEKLQSLTTLRLGNNKLQSLPGDVFDALPKLNKLYLYKNPWQCDCNLLEFFEWITNNEDKIKSKPSEVCESPKNLENQPISSLTEEQLICLTTLPSTTPVRTSTVPMTTLHTTVVSTTTSTTAVPTTTTTLQTTTTLAPTTIPVTTQTTTTQTTTQVITTTTPTTQLTTLLLTTTTPPTTTAMTTALSTTSVPTTASTTMLQPTTAPLTTTSVPTTASTTTLQPTTAPLTTTLVPTTASTTMLQPTTAPLTTTSVPTTASTTTLQPTTAPLTTTSVPTTASTTTLQPTTAPLTTTLVPTTASTTMLQPTTAPLTTTSVPTTASTTTLQPTTAPLTTTLVPTTASTTMLQPTTAPLTTTSVLTTTSTTTLLSTTAHMTTTLIPATSTSTVQTTIAPTSATTTILIPTTITSQKTTATSLPPSTTTRTTEPFLTTHSSFICTSSPQPILSSPTPTHKNSSCKELMIYYTTMLLVEICCTLVLAKITYSLYCSQRETPRST; via the coding sequence TGAAGACTGCAAAAATAAAGATGTGTATGACAAAACTGTGACAGCAATACCTGaaaaactgaaagatggagccaatgaaatattttttgtacacagtaagatttctgtcatACCAAAAGGAGCTTTTTCTAAAAACCCTCAATTAAAGAAAATCGAATTTCTCGGGACTTCAACTACGTCCATAGAGGTCGGAGCCTTTGAGGGTTTACCTGATATCACAACCATTGAGATAACTGGCACAAATGTGACATCATTACCCGTGGGTGTTTTTGAGGATCTCATCAACCTTGAAAaacttgttttaaaaaataacaaaatccaAAGCCTGGAAAATGGGTTATTTGATGATTTAAAAATGCTTCAAGAACTAAGTCTACATACGAATGAGATTAGCTCAATTGAGGAGGGGACATTTGATAGTTTAGAGAATCTCACACTTCTTCATCTTGCAAAAAACAACATAAGTTCTGTATCGACATCTCTTTTTTCCAAACTTAAGAACTTGCGCTTGTTCAGGATTTATGAGAACCAGCTGACCTCTATGCCTGATGGGATTTTTGATCATCTCCCTGATCTGACAGAGATAGCTTTGCAAGGCAacaaaatctcatttataaaaccaGATTTGTTTCCACACAAAAGTAATTTAGTCAAACTCTTTTTGGACCACAATCTTTTAACTGAACTGCAGCAAGATCTTTTTGTTGGTTTCTCTTCATTAAAGACTCTTACTCTGCATAACAATCAACTCATCCGTCTTCCCACTGTCCTTTTTGGAGAAATGCCTAAAATGACTGATTTGAGTCTAAGCCATAACAATCTCACTGACTTACCAACTGGAGTTTTCAGCCCACTTAAGAAGCTCAAGAAGTTAGACCTTTCATCAAACCAGTTTTCAATGATATCTAAAGACTTTTTTGAAGGTCTTGAGAAATTGTCTGATCTGAATCTTCAAAATAACAatataaagtcattaaaaaaagAGGACTTTGAAAAACTTCAGTCTCTTACAACACTTAGACTGGGAAATAATAAACTACAAAGCCTTCCTGGAGATGTTTTTGACGCTCTTCCAAAACTCAATAAACTATATCTTTACAAGAACCCGTGGCAGTGTGACTGTAACCTGTTGGAATTCTTTGAATGGATAACGAACAATGAAGACAAGATTAAATCAAAACCTTCAGAAGTTTGTGAGTCCCCAAAAAACCTGGAAAATCAACCAATATCCTCTTTAACAGAAGAACAATTAATATGCCTCACAACTTTACCAAGTACCACCCCTGTCCGTACAAGTACTGTTCCCATGACCACACTGCACACCACAGTTGTCTCAACAACAACCTCAACAACAGCAGTGCCTACAACAACTACTACTTTACAGACAACAACCACACTTGCTCCAACAACAATACCAGTAACAACTCAAACAACTACAACACAGACAACCACACAAGTCATTACTACTACAACACCAACTACTCAACTCACAACTTTGCTTCTAACCACAACCACACCACCCACCACCACTGCTATGACTACAGCTCTGTCAACTACATCAGTCCCCACCACAGCATCAACAACTATGCTTCAACCAACAACTGCCCCCCTGACAACTACATCAGTCCCCACCACAGCATCAACAACTACGCTTCAACCAACAACTGCCCCCCTGACAACTACATTAGTCCCCACCACAGCATCAACAACTATGCTTCAACCAACAACTGCCCCCCTGACAACAACATCAGTCCCTACCACAGCATCAACAACTACGCTTCAACCAACAACTGCCCCCCTGACAACAACATCAGTCCCTACCACAGCATCAACAACTACGCTTCAACCAACAACTGCCCCCCTGACAACTACATTAGTCCCCACCACAGCATCAACAACTATGCTTCAACCAACAACTGCCCCCCTGACAACAACATCAGTCCCTACCACAGCATCAACAACTACGCTTCAACCAACAACTGCCCCCCTGACAACTACATTAGTCCCCACCACAGCATCAACAACTATGCTTCAACCAACAACTGCCCCCCTGACAACAACATCAGTCCTTACCACCACATCTACAACCACATTACTATCAACAACTGCCCATATGACGACTACATTGATTCCCGCCACATCAACATCGACAGTTCAAACAACAATTGCGCCAACTTCAGCGACTACAACTATATTAATCCCCACCACTATTACAAGTCAAAAAACAACAGCCACCAGTTTACCACCCAGCACAACTACAAGGACTACAGAACCTTTTCTCACCACACATAGTAGTTTCATCTGTACCAGCTCTCCTCAGCCTATTCTCTCAAGTCCTACTCCTACCCACAAGAACTCATCATGCAAGGAACTGATgatatattatactacaatgcTGCTGGTGGAAATCTGCTGTACTCTTGTGCTGGCCAAAATAACTTATTCACTATATTGTTCT
- the LOC125274042 gene encoding leucine-rich repeat-containing protein 15 isoform X2, translating to MSRHIHLKSALVFIYILVHLHWSCTEDICLGEDCKNKDVYDKTVTAIPEKLKDGANEIFFVHSKISVIPKGAFSKNPQLKKIEFLGTSTTSIEVGAFEGLPDITTIEITGTNVTSLPVGVFEDLINLEKLVLKNNKIQSLENGLFDDLKMLQELSLHTNEISSIEEGTFDSLENLTLLHLAKNNISSVSTSLFSKLKNLRLFRIYENQLTSMPDGIFDHLPDLTEIALQGNKISFIKPDLFPHKSNLVKLFLDHNLLTELQQDLFVGFSSLKTLTLHNNQLIRLPTVLFGEMPKMTDLSLSHNNLTDLPTGVFSPLKKLKKLDLSSNQFSMISKDFFEGLEKLSDLNLQNNNIKSLKKEDFEKLQSLTTLRLGNNKLQSLPGDVFDALPKLNKLYLYKNPWQCDCNLLEFFEWITNNEDKIKSKPSEVCESPKNLENQPISSLTEEQLICLTTLPSTTPVRTSTVPMTTLHTTVVSTTTSTTAVPTTTTTLQTTTTLAPTTIPVTTQTTTTQTTTQVITTTTPTTQLTTLLLTTTTPPTTTAMTTALSTTSVPTTASTTMLQPTTAPLTTTSVPTTASTTTLQPTTAPLTTTLVPTTASTTMLQPTTAPLTTTSVPTTASTTTLQPTTAPLTTTSVPTTASTTTLQPTTAPLTTTLVPTTASTTMLQPTTAPLTTTSVPTTASTTTLQPTTAPLTTTLVPTTASTTMLQPTTAPLTTTSVLTTTSTTTLLSTTAHMTTTLIPATSTSTVQTTIAPTSATTTILIPTTITSQKTTATSLPPSTTTRTTEPFLTTHSSFICTSSPQPILSSPTPTHKNSSCKELMIYYTTMLLVEICCTLVLAKITYSLYCSLEQRETLHTQVNLTHFSYTKSIILRPVEETAAL from the exons ATGAGCAG gcatatacatttaaaaagtgcactAGTATTCATTTACATACTTGTGCACTTGCACTGGAGCTGCACTGAAGATATATGTCTAGGTGAAGACTGCAAAAATAAAGATGTGTATGACAAAACTGTGACAGCAATACCTGaaaaactgaaagatggagccaatgaaatattttttgtacacagtaagatttctgtcatACCAAAAGGAGCTTTTTCTAAAAACCCTCAATTAAAGAAAATCGAATTTCTCGGGACTTCAACTACGTCCATAGAGGTCGGAGCCTTTGAGGGTTTACCTGATATCACAACCATTGAGATAACTGGCACAAATGTGACATCATTACCCGTGGGTGTTTTTGAGGATCTCATCAACCTTGAAAaacttgttttaaaaaataacaaaatccaAAGCCTGGAAAATGGGTTATTTGATGATTTAAAAATGCTTCAAGAACTAAGTCTACATACGAATGAGATTAGCTCAATTGAGGAGGGGACATTTGATAGTTTAGAGAATCTCACACTTCTTCATCTTGCAAAAAACAACATAAGTTCTGTATCGACATCTCTTTTTTCCAAACTTAAGAACTTGCGCTTGTTCAGGATTTATGAGAACCAGCTGACCTCTATGCCTGATGGGATTTTTGATCATCTCCCTGATCTGACAGAGATAGCTTTGCAAGGCAacaaaatctcatttataaaaccaGATTTGTTTCCACACAAAAGTAATTTAGTCAAACTCTTTTTGGACCACAATCTTTTAACTGAACTGCAGCAAGATCTTTTTGTTGGTTTCTCTTCATTAAAGACTCTTACTCTGCATAACAATCAACTCATCCGTCTTCCCACTGTCCTTTTTGGAGAAATGCCTAAAATGACTGATTTGAGTCTAAGCCATAACAATCTCACTGACTTACCAACTGGAGTTTTCAGCCCACTTAAGAAGCTCAAGAAGTTAGACCTTTCATCAAACCAGTTTTCAATGATATCTAAAGACTTTTTTGAAGGTCTTGAGAAATTGTCTGATCTGAATCTTCAAAATAACAatataaagtcattaaaaaaagAGGACTTTGAAAAACTTCAGTCTCTTACAACACTTAGACTGGGAAATAATAAACTACAAAGCCTTCCTGGAGATGTTTTTGACGCTCTTCCAAAACTCAATAAACTATATCTTTACAAGAACCCGTGGCAGTGTGACTGTAACCTGTTGGAATTCTTTGAATGGATAACGAACAATGAAGACAAGATTAAATCAAAACCTTCAGAAGTTTGTGAGTCCCCAAAAAACCTGGAAAATCAACCAATATCCTCTTTAACAGAAGAACAATTAATATGCCTCACAACTTTACCAAGTACCACCCCTGTCCGTACAAGTACTGTTCCCATGACCACACTGCACACCACAGTTGTCTCAACAACAACCTCAACAACAGCAGTGCCTACAACAACTACTACTTTACAGACAACAACCACACTTGCTCCAACAACAATACCAGTAACAACTCAAACAACTACAACACAGACAACCACACAAGTCATTACTACTACAACACCAACTACTCAACTCACAACTTTGCTTCTAACCACAACCACACCACCCACCACCACTGCTATGACTACAGCTCTGTCAACTACATCAGTCCCCACCACAGCATCAACAACTATGCTTCAACCAACAACTGCCCCCCTGACAACTACATCAGTCCCCACCACAGCATCAACAACTACGCTTCAACCAACAACTGCCCCCCTGACAACTACATTAGTCCCCACCACAGCATCAACAACTATGCTTCAACCAACAACTGCCCCCCTGACAACAACATCAGTCCCTACCACAGCATCAACAACTACGCTTCAACCAACAACTGCCCCCCTGACAACAACATCAGTCCCTACCACAGCATCAACAACTACGCTTCAACCAACAACTGCCCCCCTGACAACTACATTAGTCCCCACCACAGCATCAACAACTATGCTTCAACCAACAACTGCCCCCCTGACAACAACATCAGTCCCTACCACAGCATCAACAACTACGCTTCAACCAACAACTGCCCCCCTGACAACTACATTAGTCCCCACCACAGCATCAACAACTATGCTTCAACCAACAACTGCCCCCCTGACAACAACATCAGTCCTTACCACCACATCTACAACCACATTACTATCAACAACTGCCCATATGACGACTACATTGATTCCCGCCACATCAACATCGACAGTTCAAACAACAATTGCGCCAACTTCAGCGACTACAACTATATTAATCCCCACCACTATTACAAGTCAAAAAACAACAGCCACCAGTTTACCACCCAGCACAACTACAAGGACTACAGAACCTTTTCTCACCACACATAGTAGTTTCATCTGTACCAGCTCTCCTCAGCCTATTCTCTCAAGTCCTACTCCTACCCACAAGAACTCATCATGCAAGGAACTGATgatatattatactacaatgcTGCTGGTGGAAATCTGCTGTACTCTTGTGCTGGCCAAAATAACTTATTCACTATATTGTTCTCTGGAGCAAAGAGAGACACTGCACACCCAGGTCAACCTGACTCACTTCTCCTATACTAAGTCTATTATACTCAGACCAGTCGAAGAGACTGCAGCTCtgtga
- the LOC125274042 gene encoding leucine-rich repeat-containing protein 15 isoform X3, protein MSRHIHLKSALVFIYILVHLHWSCTEDICLGEDCKNKDVYDKTVTAIPEKLKDGANEIFFVHSKISVIPKGAFSKNPQLKKIEFLGTSTTSIEVGAFEGLPDITTIEITGTNVTSLPVGVFEDLINLEKLVLKNNKIQSLENGLFDDLKMLQELSLHTNEISSIEEGTFDSLENLTLLHLAKNNISSVSTSLFSKLKNLRLFRIYENQLTSMPDGIFDHLPDLTEIALQGNKISFIKPDLFPHKSNLVKLFLDHNLLTELQQDLFVGFSSLKTLTLHNNQLIRLPTVLFGEMPKMTDLSLSHNNLTDLPTGVFSPLKKLKKLDLSSNQFSMISKDFFEGLEKLSDLNLQNNNIKSLKKEDFEKLQSLTTLRLGNNKLQSLPGDVFDALPKLNKLYLYKNPWQCDCNLLEFFEWITNNEDKIKSKPSEVCESPKNLENQPISSLTEEQLICLTTLPSTTPVRTSTVPMTTLHTTVVSTTTSTTAVPTTTTTLQTTTTLAPTTIPVTTQTTTTQTTTQVITTTTPTTQLTTLLLTTTTPPTTTAMTTALSTTSVPTTASTTMLQPTTAPLTTTSVPTTASTTTLQPTTAPLTTTLVPTTASTTMLQPTTAPLTTTSVPTTASTTTLQPTTAPLTTTSVPTTASTTTLQPTTAPLTTTLVPTTASTTMLQPTTAPLTTTSVPTTASTTTLQPTTAPLTTTLVPTTASTTMLQPTTAPLTTTSVLTTTSTTTLLSTTAHMTTTLIPATSTSTVQTTIAPTSATTTILIPTTITSQKTTATSLPPSTTTRTTEPFLTTHSSFICTSSPQPILSSPTPTHKNSSCKELMIYYTTMLLVEICCTLVLAKITYSLYCSLEQRETLHTQVNLTHFSYTKSIILRPVEETAAL, encoded by the coding sequence gcatatacatttaaaaagtgcactAGTATTCATTTACATACTTGTGCACTTGCACTGGAGCTGCACTGAAGATATATGTCTAGGTGAAGACTGCAAAAATAAAGATGTGTATGACAAAACTGTGACAGCAATACCTGaaaaactgaaagatggagccaatgaaatattttttgtacacagtaagatttctgtcatACCAAAAGGAGCTTTTTCTAAAAACCCTCAATTAAAGAAAATCGAATTTCTCGGGACTTCAACTACGTCCATAGAGGTCGGAGCCTTTGAGGGTTTACCTGATATCACAACCATTGAGATAACTGGCACAAATGTGACATCATTACCCGTGGGTGTTTTTGAGGATCTCATCAACCTTGAAAaacttgttttaaaaaataacaaaatccaAAGCCTGGAAAATGGGTTATTTGATGATTTAAAAATGCTTCAAGAACTAAGTCTACATACGAATGAGATTAGCTCAATTGAGGAGGGGACATTTGATAGTTTAGAGAATCTCACACTTCTTCATCTTGCAAAAAACAACATAAGTTCTGTATCGACATCTCTTTTTTCCAAACTTAAGAACTTGCGCTTGTTCAGGATTTATGAGAACCAGCTGACCTCTATGCCTGATGGGATTTTTGATCATCTCCCTGATCTGACAGAGATAGCTTTGCAAGGCAacaaaatctcatttataaaaccaGATTTGTTTCCACACAAAAGTAATTTAGTCAAACTCTTTTTGGACCACAATCTTTTAACTGAACTGCAGCAAGATCTTTTTGTTGGTTTCTCTTCATTAAAGACTCTTACTCTGCATAACAATCAACTCATCCGTCTTCCCACTGTCCTTTTTGGAGAAATGCCTAAAATGACTGATTTGAGTCTAAGCCATAACAATCTCACTGACTTACCAACTGGAGTTTTCAGCCCACTTAAGAAGCTCAAGAAGTTAGACCTTTCATCAAACCAGTTTTCAATGATATCTAAAGACTTTTTTGAAGGTCTTGAGAAATTGTCTGATCTGAATCTTCAAAATAACAatataaagtcattaaaaaaagAGGACTTTGAAAAACTTCAGTCTCTTACAACACTTAGACTGGGAAATAATAAACTACAAAGCCTTCCTGGAGATGTTTTTGACGCTCTTCCAAAACTCAATAAACTATATCTTTACAAGAACCCGTGGCAGTGTGACTGTAACCTGTTGGAATTCTTTGAATGGATAACGAACAATGAAGACAAGATTAAATCAAAACCTTCAGAAGTTTGTGAGTCCCCAAAAAACCTGGAAAATCAACCAATATCCTCTTTAACAGAAGAACAATTAATATGCCTCACAACTTTACCAAGTACCACCCCTGTCCGTACAAGTACTGTTCCCATGACCACACTGCACACCACAGTTGTCTCAACAACAACCTCAACAACAGCAGTGCCTACAACAACTACTACTTTACAGACAACAACCACACTTGCTCCAACAACAATACCAGTAACAACTCAAACAACTACAACACAGACAACCACACAAGTCATTACTACTACAACACCAACTACTCAACTCACAACTTTGCTTCTAACCACAACCACACCACCCACCACCACTGCTATGACTACAGCTCTGTCAACTACATCAGTCCCCACCACAGCATCAACAACTATGCTTCAACCAACAACTGCCCCCCTGACAACTACATCAGTCCCCACCACAGCATCAACAACTACGCTTCAACCAACAACTGCCCCCCTGACAACTACATTAGTCCCCACCACAGCATCAACAACTATGCTTCAACCAACAACTGCCCCCCTGACAACAACATCAGTCCCTACCACAGCATCAACAACTACGCTTCAACCAACAACTGCCCCCCTGACAACAACATCAGTCCCTACCACAGCATCAACAACTACGCTTCAACCAACAACTGCCCCCCTGACAACTACATTAGTCCCCACCACAGCATCAACAACTATGCTTCAACCAACAACTGCCCCCCTGACAACAACATCAGTCCCTACCACAGCATCAACAACTACGCTTCAACCAACAACTGCCCCCCTGACAACTACATTAGTCCCCACCACAGCATCAACAACTATGCTTCAACCAACAACTGCCCCCCTGACAACAACATCAGTCCTTACCACCACATCTACAACCACATTACTATCAACAACTGCCCATATGACGACTACATTGATTCCCGCCACATCAACATCGACAGTTCAAACAACAATTGCGCCAACTTCAGCGACTACAACTATATTAATCCCCACCACTATTACAAGTCAAAAAACAACAGCCACCAGTTTACCACCCAGCACAACTACAAGGACTACAGAACCTTTTCTCACCACACATAGTAGTTTCATCTGTACCAGCTCTCCTCAGCCTATTCTCTCAAGTCCTACTCCTACCCACAAGAACTCATCATGCAAGGAACTGATgatatattatactacaatgcTGCTGGTGGAAATCTGCTGTACTCTTGTGCTGGCCAAAATAACTTATTCACTATATTGTTCTCTGGAGCAAAGAGAGACACTGCACACCCAGGTCAACCTGACTCACTTCTCCTATACTAAGTCTATTATACTCAGACCAGTCGAAGAGACTGCAGCTCtgtga
- the LOC125274042 gene encoding carboxypeptidase N subunit 2 isoform X5, with product MSRHMQLKSALVFIYILVHLHWSCTERICQPDEDCKNKDVYDKTVTAIPEKLKDGANEIFFVHSKISVIPKGAFSKNPQLKKIEFLGTSTTSIEVGAFEGLPDITTIEITGTNVTSLPVGVFEDLINLEKLVLKNNKIQSLENGLFDDLKMLQELSLHTNEISSIEEGTFDSLENLTLLHLAKNNISSVSTSLFSKLKNLRLFRIYENQLTSMPDGIFDHLPDLTEIALQGNKISFIKPDLFPHKSNLVKLFLDHNLLTELQQDLFVGFSSLKTLTLHNNQLIRLPTVLFGEMPKMTDLSLSHNNLTDLPTGVFSPLKKLKKLDLSSNQFSMISKDFFEGLEKLSDLNLQNNNIKSLKKEDFEKLQSLTTLRLGNNKLQSLPGDVFDALPKLNKLYLYKNPWQCDCNLLEFFEWITNNEDKIKSKPSEVCESPKNLENQPISSLTEEQLICLTTLPTTTLQPTTAPLTTTLVPTTASTTMLQPTTAPLTTTSVPTTASTTTLQPTTAPLTTTSVPTTASTTTLQPTTAPLTTTLVPTTASTTMLQPTTAPLTTTSVPTTASTTTLQPTTAPLTTTLVPTTASTTMLQPTTAPLTTTSVLTTTSTTTLLSTTAHMTTTLIPATSTSTVQTTIAPTSATTTILIPTTITSQKTTATSLPPSTTTRTTEPFLTTHSSFICTSSPQPILSSPTPTHKNSSCKELMIYYTTMLLVEICCTLVLAKITYSLYCSLEQRETLHTQVNLTHFSYTKSIILRPVEETAAL from the exons TGAAGACTGCAAAAATAAAGATGTGTATGACAAAACTGTGACAGCAATACCTGaaaaactgaaagatggagccaatgaaatattttttgtacacagtaagatttctgtcatACCAAAAGGAGCTTTTTCTAAAAACCCTCAATTAAAGAAAATCGAATTTCTCGGGACTTCAACTACGTCCATAGAGGTCGGAGCCTTTGAGGGTTTACCTGATATCACAACCATTGAGATAACTGGCACAAATGTGACATCATTACCCGTGGGTGTTTTTGAGGATCTCATCAACCTTGAAAaacttgttttaaaaaataacaaaatccaAAGCCTGGAAAATGGGTTATTTGATGATTTAAAAATGCTTCAAGAACTAAGTCTACATACGAATGAGATTAGCTCAATTGAGGAGGGGACATTTGATAGTTTAGAGAATCTCACACTTCTTCATCTTGCAAAAAACAACATAAGTTCTGTATCGACATCTCTTTTTTCCAAACTTAAGAACTTGCGCTTGTTCAGGATTTATGAGAACCAGCTGACCTCTATGCCTGATGGGATTTTTGATCATCTCCCTGATCTGACAGAGATAGCTTTGCAAGGCAacaaaatctcatttataaaaccaGATTTGTTTCCACACAAAAGTAATTTAGTCAAACTCTTTTTGGACCACAATCTTTTAACTGAACTGCAGCAAGATCTTTTTGTTGGTTTCTCTTCATTAAAGACTCTTACTCTGCATAACAATCAACTCATCCGTCTTCCCACTGTCCTTTTTGGAGAAATGCCTAAAATGACTGATTTGAGTCTAAGCCATAACAATCTCACTGACTTACCAACTGGAGTTTTCAGCCCACTTAAGAAGCTCAAGAAGTTAGACCTTTCATCAAACCAGTTTTCAATGATATCTAAAGACTTTTTTGAAGGTCTTGAGAAATTGTCTGATCTGAATCTTCAAAATAACAatataaagtcattaaaaaaagAGGACTTTGAAAAACTTCAGTCTCTTACAACACTTAGACTGGGAAATAATAAACTACAAAGCCTTCCTGGAGATGTTTTTGACGCTCTTCCAAAACTCAATAAACTATATCTTTACAAGAACCCGTGGCAGTGTGACTGTAACCTGTTGGAATTCTTTGAATGGATAACGAACAATGAAGACAAGATTAAATCAAAACCTTCAGAAGTTTGTGAGTCCCCAAAAAACCTGGAAAATCAACCAATATCCTCTTTAACAGAAGAACAATTAATATGCCTCACAACTTTACCAA CAACTACGCTTCAACCAACAACTGCCCCCCTGACAACTACATTAGTCCCCACCACAGCATCAACAACTATGCTTCAACCAACAACTGCCCCCCTGACAACAACATCAGTCCCTACCACAGCATCAACAACTACGCTTCAACCAACAACTGCCCCCCTGACAACAACATCAGTCCCTACCACAGCATCAACAACTACGCTTCAACCAACAACTGCCCCCCTGACAACTACATTAGTCCCCACCACAGCATCAACAACTATGCTTCAACCAACAACTGCCCCCCTGACAACAACATCAGTCCCTACCACAGCATCAACAACTACGCTTCAACCAACAACTGCCCCCCTGACAACTACATTAGTCCCCACCACAGCATCAACAACTATGCTTCAACCAACAACTGCCCCCCTGACAACAACATCAGTCCTTACCACCACATCTACAACCACATTACTATCAACAACTGCCCATATGACGACTACATTGATTCCCGCCACATCAACATCGACAGTTCAAACAACAATTGCGCCAACTTCAGCGACTACAACTATATTAATCCCCACCACTATTACAAGTCAAAAAACAACAGCCACCAGTTTACCACCCAGCACAACTACAAGGACTACAGAACCTTTTCTCACCACACATAGTAGTTTCATCTGTACCAGCTCTCCTCAGCCTATTCTCTCAAGTCCTACTCCTACCCACAAGAACTCATCATGCAAGGAACTGATgatatattatactacaatgcTGCTGGTGGAAATCTGCTGTACTCTTGTGCTGGCCAAAATAACTTATTCACTATATTGTTCTCTGGAGCAAAGAGAGACACTGCACACCCAGGTCAACCTGACTCACTTCTCCTATACTAAGTCTATTATACTCAGACCAGTCGAAGAGACTGCAGCTCtgtga